Part of the Geodermatophilus obscurus DSM 43160 genome is shown below.
ACCCGGCGAGCGGTGTCGCGGGCGGCGTCGGGGCGAGCCGCGCCGAGCGCCTGGCCGACGAGGGTCTGCGCGGCGATGGCGTAGGCGTCGAGCACCAGGGCGAGGAAGAAGAACAGCTGGACGGCGATCTGGTGCGCGCCCAGCTCGGCGGTGCCGGCGCGGGCGACGACCCCGGTCGCGATCAGGAACGCCACCTGCAGCACGGCGGCGCGCAGCAGCAGGTCGCGGCCGATGACCAGCTGCGCCCGCAGCGCGGCGAGCCGGGGTCGCCACGAGACGTCCTCACGCAGGACGGCGCGGACGAACAGCGCGGCGGTGAGCGCCTGGCCGGCCACGTTGGCCACGGCCGAGCCGACCAGGCCGAGGCCCACCGGGTGCACCAGCAGCGGGCAGAGGACCAGGCTGGCCGAGCTGCCGACGAGCACGTAGCGCATCGGGCGGCGCAGCTCCTGCACCCCGCGCAGCCAGCCGTTGCCGGCCAGGGAGACCAGCAGCAGCGGCGCACCGAGGGAGGCCACGCGCAGCCAGCTCTCCCCCGCCGCCGCGACCGGTCCGTCGCCGCCGGCGAGCAGCCGGGTGAGCGGGCCGGCGAGGAGCTGGAACAGCAGGAGCACCGCCAGGCCGAGCGCGAGCGCCAGCCAGGTGGCCTGCACGCCCTCGGCGACCGCACCCGCCCGGTCCCCGGCACCGGCGCGGCGGGCGGCGCGGGCGGTGGTGCCGTAGGCGAGGAAGTTCAGCAGTGCGGCGGCCCAGGCCAGCAACCCGCCGCCGACGGCGAGCCCGCCCAGCGCGACGGTGCCCAGGTTGCCGACGACCGCGGTGTCGACCAGCAGGTAGAGCGGCTCCGCGGCCAGCACGACCAGCGCCGGAGCGGCGAGGGCCAGCACCGAGGGGGCGCGAGCGGTGAGCCCCGCCGGACCGCGGGCACCGCGGCGCGGGGGGCGGAGCCCTCCCGACGCGGTGCCCGGGTCGGGCTCAGCGCCCGTCGGGGACGGCACCTGGACGCGGGGCGAGGCCGGAGGCCGACGATGTGCACAGCTCCCGGCGCAGGCGGACCATCGTCGTCTCGCGGTCCTCGTGCGAGGTGAAGCCGGCGGCGGCGCGGTGGCCGCCACCACCCAGGGCCATGGCGACGCGGGCGACGTCGGTGGCGCCGCGGGAGCGCAGCGACACCGACCAGGTGCCGTCGTCCTGGCCCTTGAGCACGCAGGCCACATCGGCCTCCTGGGTGGAGCGGACGACGTCGACCAGCGCCTCGAGCTGCTCACCGGGCAGGCCGTGCTCGGCGGCCTCCGCGGTGCTCGACCAGGTCCACACCAGGCCGGCGCCGACCTCGGTCTCCAGCACGGCGCGGCCGGCGACGACCGAGAGCAGCCCCAGCCAACCGAACGGCGCGGTGTCGAACAGCCGCTGGCTGATCGTGGCGTGGTCGATGCCGGTGGCCAGCAGCCGGGCGGCGAGGTGGTGGGTGTCCGGGCGGGTGTTGCCGAACCGGAAGGACCCGGTGTCGGCGGTCAGCCCGGCGTAGAGGCAGGTGGCCAGCCGCTCGTCGAGGTGGACGCCGAGGCCGTCGAGCAGGTCGGCCACGAGGGCGACCGTCGCCGGTGCGGCGGGGTCGACGACACGGACGTCGCCGAAGCCGGGGTTGCTCGCGTGGTGGTCGACGACCACGGACGTGGCCGCGCCCTCCAGGAGTGCGGCCAGCTCGCCCAGCCGGCCGGGCGAGGCGGCGTCGAGGCTCACGAAGATGTCCGGGGACGCCGGCACCGCCGACGAGGGCACCAGCCCCTCGGCTCCCGGCAGCCAGGCCAGCGACGCCGGCAGGGTGAACGGGTCGGGGAAGGTGGTTAGCACGCGGGCGCCGCGGCGCCGCAGCCCCTCGGCGAGAGCCAGCGTGCTGCCCAGCGCGTCGGCGTCGGGCTGCACGTGCCCGGAGAGGACGACGGTGGCCCGGGCCGCCGCCGCCTCGGCGAGGACGGCGGCGGCCCGGTCGGTCGGATGGGTGCCCGGCGGGCGGGACCCGGCGCCTCGCGGGAGGGAGACGGTCACGACCCCGGGCCGGGGTCGGCGACCGGGGACGCGTTCTCCTCCTCGGTCACCAGCCCGCCGCCGACCGGATAGCCCTGACCGTCGTCGGGCTCGTCGGAGGCGATGCTCGGCGCCTCGCCGATCTCGCCGCGCTTGCCGCCCCGCGTCGGGTCGCCGGCGTCCGGCTCGGGACGTCCGCCGAGCTCGGAGCGGCCCTGCCCCTCGTCCGGCAGGTTCGGGTCGGGGTCGTTCTCGCTCATGAGACGCTCCTGCTCCGGGTGGGCTCGTCGGCGATGTCATCGGCAGTCCCGCCGGCGGACCGGTCCTCGGCGGAGTCGTCCTCGTCGTCGTCCTCGGGGGCACGGCGGTAGGGGTCGGCGTCGCCGGCGTACGTGGCCCCCGCGCGGATGCGGGCCAGCTCGGCGTCGGCGTGCCGGACCCGCTCGAGCGCCTCGTCGAGCTCGCGGGCGGTGTCGGGCACGTGGTCGGCGACGAAGGCGAGCGTGGGCACGAACTTGATGCCCGTCTGCTTGCCCACGGTGGACCGCAGCACGCCGGTGGCCGACGCGAGCGCCCTGGCGGAGTCCTCGACCTGGGTGGCGTCGCCGTAGACGGTGTAGAAGACCGTCGCCTCGCGCAGGTCGCTGGTCACCCGGGCGTCGGTGACGGTCACCATGCCCAGGCGCGGGTCCTTGATCTGGGACTCGATCGCGGCGGAGACGATCTGGCGGATGCGCACCGCGAGCTTGCGGGCGCGGGCCGGGTCGGCCATCGGACCTCCGTGGGTCGGGGCGTCACGAGGTGGACGCCGGGTTGCTGGGACATGGGCCGCGGCGGTCGGCTTCCTCGCAGGGGCCCGCGGCGAGCTCGCGAGTCGTGGGGCGAGGGGGTCCTTCTACTGATCGGTGTCGCTGAACAGCTGCCGGTGCGTCGAGAGCAGCGTCACCTCCGGCCGCTCGGCCAGCAACCGCTCGCAGGCGTCGAGGACGTCGGTCACCTGACCGGCGTCCCCGGCGACGGTGGCCACCCCGACCTGCACGCGGCGGTGCAGGTCCTGGTCGCCGACCTCGGCGGCGGCCACGGCGTACCGGCGCCGCAGCTCGGCCACGATCGGCCGGACGACGGCGCGCTTGCCCTTGAGCGAGTGCACGTCGCCCAGCAGCAGGTCAGCGGTGAGCGCGCCGGTGAACACCGGGAGGACCCCCTTCTCCCCACTGCTCGTAGAAGGACCCCCTCCTCGCCACCCCTCGCAGGCTCGGGGCGGGACCCGGGAGGGGGCCTCGTCGGGCACACCGCGCCGGCCGCGGCCGGGGGGTACCCGGCCGCGGCCGTCGCGGATCACACGCGCGGCTTCTCGCGCATCTCGAAGGTCTCGATGACGTCCTCGACCTTGATGTCGTTGAACGATCCGAGACCGATACCGCACTCGTAGCCGTCGCGGACCTCGGTCACGTCGTCCTTGAAGCGACGCAGCGACTCGACGGTGAGGTTGTCGGCGACGACCACCCCGTCGCGGACCAGCCGGGCCTTCGAGTTCCGGGTGATCGTCCCGCTGCGGACGATGGAGCCCGCGACGTTGCCGATCCGCGGCACCCGGAAGACCTCGCGGACCTCCGCCGTACCGAGCGCGACCTCCTCGTACTCCGGCTTGAGCATGCCCTTGAGGGCCGCCTCGATCTCCTCGATCGCCTGGTAGATGACCGAGTAGTACCGGACGTCGACGCCCTCGCGGTTGGCGAGCTCGGTGGCCTGGCCCTCGGCCCGGACGTTGAAGCCCAGGACGATGACGTCGTCGGCCAGCGCGAGGTCGATGTCGCTCTTGGTGATGCCGCCGACGCCGCGGTGGATGACCCGCAGCGAGATGTCGTCGCTCACCTCGATCTTCATCAGCGCCTCTTCGAGCGCCTCGACGGTGCCCGAGTTGTCGCCCTTGATGATCAGGTTGAGCTGACGGTTCTCCTTGAGCGCCGCGTCGAGGTCCTCGAGGCTAATCCGCTTGCGCATGGAGGCGTTCTGCGCGTTGCGGATGCGGGCCTGGCGACGGTCGGCGATCTGCCGCGCCACCCGGTCCTCCTCGACGACCAGGAAGGTGTCGCCGGCACGGGGCACCGAGGTGAGACCCACGACCTGCACGGGGCGGGCCGGCAGGGCCTCCTTCAGCTTGTTGCCGTGCTCGTCGAGCAGCGACCGGACGCGACCGTAGGCGTCGCCGGCCACGATCGAGTCGCCCTGGCGCAGCGTGCCGCGCTGGACGAGCACCGTGGCGACGGGGCCGCGGCCCTTGTCCAGCTTGCCCTCGATGACCACGCCCTGCGGGTCCTGCTCGGTGTTCGCGCGCAGGTCCAGCGAGGCGTCGGCGGTCAGCAGGATCGCCGTCAGGAGCTCGTCGATGCCCTGGCGGGTCGTCGCGGAGACGTCGACGAACATCGTGTCGCCGCCGTACTCCTCGGCCACCAGCCCGTACTCGGTGAGCTGCTGACGGATCTTGGCGGGGTTGGCCCCCTCCTTGTCGATCTTGTTGACCGCGACCACGATCGGCACCTCGGCGGCCTGGGCGTGGTTGAGCGCCTCGACCGTCTGCGGCATGACGCCGTCGTCGGCCGCCACGACCAGGACGACGATGTCGGTGACCTTCGCGCCGCGGGCACGCATCGCGGTGAACGACTCGTGACCCGGGGTGTCGATGAAGGTGATCGGCCGCTCGTCGTCCTCCAGCTTGGTGACGATCTGGTAGGCGCCGATGTGCTGGGTGATGCCGCCGGCCTCCCGTGCCACCACGTTGGTGTTGCGGATGGCGTCCAGCAGCTTGGTCTTGCCGTGGTCGACGTGACCCATGACGGTCACCACCGGCGGACGGGCCTCCCAGTCCTCCTCGTCGCCCTCGTCACCGAAGGTGAGGTCGAAGGTCTCGAGCAGCTCGCGGTCCTCGTCCTCGGGGCTGACGACCTGGATGTCCCAGTCGATCTCGGCACCGAGCAGCTGGAGCGTCTCGTCGTTGACCGACTGGGTCGCGGTGACCATCTCGCCCAGGTGGAACAGGGCGGTGACGAGCGCGGCCGGCTGCGCGCCGATCTTCTCGGCGAGGTCGGTCAGCGAGGCGCCACGGGGCAGCCGGACGGTCTGCCCGTTGCCGCGCGGCAGGCTGACGCCGCCCATGCTGGGCGCCGCCATGGAGTCGAACTCCTGACGCCGCTGCTTCTTGCTCTTGCGCCCACGGACCGGGCCACGCCCGCCGGGACGACCGAAGGCACCCGCGGTACCCGCACCCGAGCCACCACGGCCCCGACCGCGGCCACCGCCGCCGCCGCTGCGGAAGCCACCGCCGGCGGGAGCACCGGCACCGCCGCCACCGCCACCGCCACCGCCGCCACTGGGGCGGAAGCCGCCGCCACCGCCACCGGGACCACCCCCGGGACGGCCACGACCGGCCGGCGCACCAGGGCGACCGCCACCGGCCGGCCGCGGCGGCATCATGCCGGGCGAGGGACGCTGCGGCATCATGCCCGGGTTCGGGCGCGGACCGCCGGGACCGGCCGCGGGACGCGGACCACCGGCGCCGGGACCCGGACGGGAACCGGCCGCCGGACGCGGACCGCCGGCACCGGGACCCGGACGCGGACCGCCGGGCCCGGACGGCCCGGGACGCGGCCCACCGGCCGCCGGGCCCGGACGCGGGCCACCGGCCGCGGGACCGGGACGCGGCGCACCACCGGACGGAGCCGGGCGCGGGGCGCTGCTGAAGGGGTTGTTGCCCGGGCGCGGAGCCGGGCGCGGACCCGGCCGGGGACCGGGCGCCGGGGCGGCCGGACGCGCACCCGGGGTGGCGCCACCGGCCGGACCGGGACGCGGGGCAGCGGGACGCGGGCCGCTGGGCGCCGCGGGCGGCTGCTGGGTCGGCGCGCTGGCCGCAGGGGCCTGCGGTGCCGGCGCGGTCGGTCGTGGACCGGGGACGGGCGCACCGGGACGGGCCGTGACCGGGCGCGGGCCCGGGGTCGGCGCGTCGGGGGCACGGGTCACCGGCGGCTGCGGCGCGGGAGCCGGCGCGGACGGCGCGGCGGGAGCGGCAGGGACGGGCGGCGCGGACGGAGCCGCGGCGACCGGAGCCTGCGGGGCAGCGGGTGCGCTCGGGCGCGGGCCGGGCCGGGGAGCCGCCTGGCCGCCGCCGTTGCCGGTGCTGCTGCCGAGTGCCTCCCGGAGCCGCCGGGCCACGGGGGCCTCGACGGTCGAGGAGGCGGACTTCACGAACTCGCCCTGCTCCTTGAGCTTGGCGAGCACGGTCTTGCTGTCGACACCGAACTCCTTGGCGAGTTCGTGTACGCGGGCTTTGCCTGGCACGGATCTCCTCTTGTGAGGCCGGCGGCTTGCCCGCGCGACCTCGTCGTCAGTACTGCATGTGGCTGGTCATCTGGGGGACTTCACGGCTTGCTCATCCGACGACGTCCTGCTCTCGACGTGCGGACCCGCCGGGTGCGGGTCCGTCTGTGCTGGTGCGGTTGTCGTTCGTGCGTGGTCGCCCGTCCGGGCCCCGCTCCCCGCGGTCGCCGGGAACGGCGCGCCGAGGACGTGGTCCCGGAGCGGACCGGCCTCCACCGGGGTGCTGCCGCCTCCGGGGAGGCGCAGCGCCCGGGAGAAGGCCCGGCGTCGCTCCGCTGTGCGCAGGCACTCCGGGGTGGGGTGCAGCGAGGCGCCCCGGCCGGGGAGCCTCCGACGCGGGTCGGGGACGAGGGCCCCGTCCCGCGCGACGACGCGCAGCAGGTCGGTGACCGGAGCGCGCTTCCGGCAGCCCACACAGGTGCGCACCGGGATCGACGTTTCGGCCACCCTGCACTCTAGCGCGCTGAGGGCCCCGGGTGTTCCGGGCTCCGGCCACCGGGCACCCGACCGGGGCGTGCGCCGCCACCTGACCCCCCGGGGCGGCCACCGGGCGCACCGCCGCGCGCAGCCGCCGCACCGGAGCGCAGCGGCGCGCGCCCCACCCCGGGCGAGGGCGCGGCGTCGTCGGGCTGGGCGTCGCTGCGGATGTCGATGCGGCAGCCGGTCAGCCGCGCGGCGAGCCGGGCGTTCTGCCCCTCCTTGCCGATGGCCAGCGACAGCTGGAAGTCGGGGACGACCACCCGCACCGCCTTGGCCTTGGGGTCGACCAGCTGCGCGCTGTTCACCCGGGCGGGGCTCAGCGCCGAGGCCACGAACGTCGCGGGGTCGTCGGACCAGTCGACGATGTCGATCTTCTCGCCGTGCAGTTCGCTCATCACGTTGCGCACCCGCTGCCCCATCGGGCCGATGCACGCGCCCTTGGCGTTGAGCCCGGGGCACCGAGGTGCGGACGGCGATCTTCGAGCGGTGCCCGGCCTCGCGCGCGACCGCGACGATCTCCACGCTGCCGTCGGCGATCTCGGGGACCTCGAGGGCGAAGAGCTTGCGGACCAGGTTGGGGTGGGTGCGCGAGACGGTGACCTGCGGGCCGCGGTAGGTGCGCGCGACCGACACCACGTAGGCCCTCAGCCGGCTGCCGTGCGGGTAGCTCTCCCCCGGCACCTGCTCGGCGGCGGGCAGCACGGCCTCCACCTTGCCGATGTCGACGAGCACCGTGCCGCTGGCGTTGCGCCGCTGGTCGGCCTGCACGATGCCGCTGACGATGTCGCCCTCCTTACCCGCGTACTCGCCGAAGGTCTGCTCGTGCTCGGCGTCGCGCAGCCGCTGGACGATGACCTGCTTGGCGGTGCTGGCGGCGATCCGGCCGAAGTCCGAGGGGGTGTCGTCCCACTCGCGGACGACCTCGCCGTCCGGCCCGAGCTCCTGGGCGAGCACCGCGACCTCGCCGGTCTTGCGGTCGACGTGCACCCGCACGTGCTTGCTGGCGCCGTCGGCGTGCCGGTAGGCGGTCACCAGAGCCGTCTCGATGGCCTCGATGACCGTGTCGGCCGGGATGCCCTTCTCCCGCTCGACCGCCTTGAGGGCGGTCACGTCGATGTTCACTGTCCTCCTCCGTCGTCGTCGTCCTCCGCGGGATCCGGCTGGTCGTGCTGCTCGCTGTCCCCGCCGGCCTCCGGCCGGCCGAACTCCACCTGCACCCGGCCGGCGCCCAGCTCCTGCCACGGCACCTGCCGCCGGGTGGGCGGCCGCTTCTTCGCCCCGGGCTTGCCCTTGGCCTCCACCGCGAGGGTCACGCCGTCGCCGTCGACCTCGAGCACGCGAGCGGTCACCTGCTCGGAGGAGCCCTCGCGACCCACGGCGACGGTGACCAGCCGCCCGGTGTTGCGCCGCCAGTGCCGCGGCTCGGTCAGCGGCCGGTCGACCCCGGGGCTGGTGACCTCCAGCACGTAGGGGGCGCTGCCGAACTCGCCGTCGTGCTCGTCGAGGGCCGTGGACACCGCGCGGCTGACCTCGGCGACGTCGTCGAGGGTCACCCCGGCGTCCCGGTCGACCACGACCCGGACGATGCTGCGCCGGCCGGCCGGGGTGACGACCAGTTCCTCCAGGTCGTACCCGGCGGCCTCCACGACCGGCGCGACCAGCCCGGCCATGCGGGTGGCGACGGGGTCGGTGCGAGGGGCGGCGGACACGGCTCCCTCCCTCTCCTGGCTCGGTCGACGGCACGCGCGCGGTGGGGGCCGGCGCCCCGCGTCGCGGCCCGTCGGGGGAGCGGCGGACGCACCGTCGGCCCGGTACCGGGCGGAGGGTCAGGCTACCGCCCTCCCGCCCGGCCCGAGACCGGGCGGCCGGGGGACCCGCTCGCCGTGTGCTCCCGACCGGGCAGGTGCGGGGCTGAGAGGATGGTGGCGATGCCCCCCGTCCTCGCTCCCGCTCCCGCGGGCTCCACCCGCCGCGCCTTCCTGGCGGCCTCGGCCGGGCTCGCCCTCCTCGTCGCCGGCTGCACGGCGGGCTCTGCGGAGGCCCCGGCCGTGAGCACCGAGGAGGCCGATCGGCTGGCCGGGCAGGTCGCCGTCCAGGAGGCCGTCGTCGCCGCCTACGCCGCGGCGACGACGGCCGACCCCGCCCTGACGCTGAGCGACCTGGCCGCGCAGGCCACCGAGCAGCTCGACCGGCTGCGGGCCGCCGCGCCGTCCCCGACCGCGTCGCCTGCCGCGTCCTCCGCCGCCCCCCCGGCCCCCCCGGCCGGCGGGGACGTGCGCACCTGGCTGCGCGAGCAGGTGGCCGCGGCGGCGAGCGCCCACGCCCGGGCCTGCGCCCGGCAGACCGGCGCCCGTGCGGCGCTGCTCGGGTCGATCGCCGCGGGGCTGCGCGGGCACGAGGCGGCACTGGCGTGAGGGAGGAGCAGGGACGTGGCTGACGACGGCCTCCTCGACGAGGGCACCGAGACCGCCGCGCTGAACGAGGTGGTGGCCGCCGAGCACGCCGCCGTGTGGGGGTACGGCGCCGTGGGCGCCGCACTGCCGGGGGACGCCCGCGGGCCCGCGGCGGCCGCCGAGGTCGCCCACCGGGACGCCCGCGACCGGCTGGTGGCGCTGCTGGAGTCCCGCGGCGCCGACCCGGCCCCCCGCGAGGCGGGGTACACCCTCCCCTTCCCGGTCCTGTCGGAGGTGGACGCCGCGACGCTGGCCGTCGCCCTCGAGGAGGGCGTCTCCGCGGCCTGGGTGCGGGTGCTCGACCAGGCCGCGGAGCCCGCCGTGCGCGAGCTCGCGGTCGGGGAGCTGGGCGCCGCGGAGGTGCGCGCCGTCGGCTGGCGCGCCGCCGCCGGCCGGATCCCGGTCACCGACGCGTTCCCGGGCCTGTAGGAGGGCCCGTCTTCCCCACTCCTCGTCGCAGGCCCCCTGGACGGGGCCGGCGGCGCTCGGGACGGGGTCGCCTCAGGCCTGGGGCAGCCCGCCGAGGAAGGCGTCGGTCACGTCCACGGCCACGCTGCTGGACTGACCGCTCTCGACGAGGACCGCGAACGCCAGGTCGCCCTGCGGCCCGGCCAGCTGGTAGCCCATGAACCAGCCGTGGGCGTCCGGCGGGGTGTTGCTGCCGTACTCGGCGGTGCCGGTCTTGCCGTACACCTCGCCGCGGTCGGCCAGCGCGCGCGCCGTCCCGGAGAGCACGACCTGGCGCATCATCGGCCGCAGCGCCTCCAGCACCGCGGCGTCCGGACCGGCCGGCGTCGGGCCGGCCGGCTCGGCGCCGACGACCTCGACCGGCACCGCCGGGGTGCCGCCGGCCACCCCCGCCGCGACGAGGGCCAGCTGCGCGGGGCTCATGAGCACCTGGCCCTGACCGATCGCGTTGGCCGCCTTCGTCGTCCCGGTGCTGTCGGCCGGCACGTCCCCGGCGAACACGTCGACCGGCAGTTGCCAGTCCGTGCCGACGCCGTAGGAGGCGGCGGCCGTGGCCAGGGCGTCGTCGGGCAGCTGCAGCCCCTGCTGCATGAAGGTCGTGTTGCAGGACTGCGCGAAGGCCTCGGTAAACGGCACGGTGCCCAGGTCGAACTGGTCGGCGTTCTCGAACTCGCGGCCCTCGACGACGAAGGTGCCCGGGCAGGCGACCGGCGTCTGCGGGGTGAGCGTGCCGGTGGCCAGCAGCGCGGTGGCGCTGATCGTCTTCATACTCGAGCCCGGCGGGTACTGGCCGGTGAACGCGTTGCCCGCCGCGGCCGCCTCGTTGGAGGACACCGCCACGATCTCCCCCGTGCCGGGCCGGACGACGACCAGGTGGGTCGGCAGCTGCTGGGTGGCGACGGCGGCGTCGGCGGCGGTCTGCACCGCACGCACCAGCGGCGTCCGCACCGGCTCGCCGGGCACCGGCTCGACCGCGTCGACCTGCCGGCTGGTGTCGCCGGTGCTCTCGGCGGCGCTGACCACGGTGACGGTGAAACCGGGGGTGCCGGTGAGCTGCGCCTGGAGGGCGCGCTGCAGCCCGGAGAGGCCGAGCTCGTCGCCGGCGGCGTAGACCGGCGCGCCGTCCTCGGCGGTCTCCTCGAGCACCTCGGCGGTCGCCGGGCCGACCCGGCCGAGCAGCGCGGAGGCGAACCGGGGGCTGGGCGCGAGCAGCCGGGTGTCGGTCGGGAAGACCGCGCCGGGCAGGTCGAAGACCTGCCCGCGGATGGCCTCGAAGTCCGGACGGCGCAGCGTGATGACCGGGACGAACTGGCCGGCCGGCGCGGCCTGGACGTCGGCGACGATCTCCTCGGCGGCGATCCCGGTGGCCGCCGACAGCCCGGCGGCCAGCGCAGGCAGGTCGGTGACCTGGCCCGGGTCGACGCCGACGTTGACGACCTCGGTGGGCGCGAACAGCGGCTGACCGGCCGCGTCGGTGACGGCGGCGCGCTCGGGCAGTCGCCGCTCGAGCAGCAGCCGCTGGCCCTCCCCCAGCTCCGGGTGGACGAGGGCGGGCTCGGCGACGACGTCCCAGCCCTCGTCGGCCTCCTGCAGGCGCAGGGTGCCCGGGTAGCTCCAGTCGGGCGCGGCCGCGAGGTCCCAGGTGGCGGTCCAGCCGACGGTGGCCGTGCCGTCCTCGATGGACACCTGGCCGAGTTCGGGGCTCAGCGTGGCCTCGGGCAGGTCGGAGGCGGTCTGCTCCAGCAGCGTGGTCGCCGCGGCGGGGTCGGTGGTCGCGCCGGCGGCGGCCGCGGTGTCCCCGGCCGCCCAGTCGGCGAGGAAGGCCTCCGCTGCGGACCGGACGTCGTCCTCGGCGTTCCCCGAGCAGGCCGCCAGCACCGGCACGGCGAGCAGTGTCAACGTGGATCCCAGGACCGTCCCCCGGCGTGTGCGCACGGGGACCAGTGCTACCAGACGCCGGGCCCGGGACCTCGGTGCCGAGCCGTGGCCCCCGATCCCCGACGATCATGGACCTGCGGTGGCGCACGCGGTCGGCCCCCGGCGCGCTGGCCTCCCTGCAAGGGCCTGCTGCGAGCCTGCGAGCGGTGGGGAGCAGGAGGGTCCTCCCTCAGAAGAGGACGCTGGCGAACCGCCCGACCTCGCGGAACCCGACCCGCGCGTAGGCCGCGCGGGCGGGGCCGTTGAAGTCGTTGACGTAGAGACTGACCACCGGCGCGATCGCGGTGCGGGCGTACTCGACGACCGCCGCCATGCCCGCGGTGCCGATGCCGCGGCCGCGGTGGGCGGGGGCGACCCACACGCCCTGCACCTGGCAGACGCTGCGGGACACCGCGCCGATCTCGGCCTTGAACAGCACCTCGCCGCGCTCGATCCACGCCAGCGACTGCCCCGCGCGGACCAGGTCGGCCACCCGGGCGCGGTAGCCGGCGCCGCCGTCGACCCGCAGCGGGCTGACCCCGACCTCCTCGGTGAACATCGCCACCGCCGCCGGCAGCAGGACGCTGATCTCGGCCGGGCGCACCGGGCGCACCCGGGGCTCGGGGGCGATCGCCGGCGGCCCCTCGATGGCCAACAGCGGCTGCCGGGGCCGGTGGTCGCGGGCCGGGCCCCAGGAAGGCGCCAGCAGCTCCCACAGCGGGTCCACGGACGCGGCCGGGCCGACGATGGTCGAGCAGCGCCGGCCCGCGCGGCGGGCGCGGTCGGCGAAGGCCGTCGCCGCCGCCCGCTCCGCGCCGGGCAGGGCGAAGGGGATCAGGTTCGCCCCGGCCAGGCAGACCGCGTCCAGCGAGCGCCCGCTGCCCAGCCCCCACAGCGGTGCGCCGAGGGCCGCGGCGGCGGTGCCGGCGGCCTCCACCCGCCCCGCGATGACGCACGCGGCCACCGGGTCGCTGGCGAACAGGGCGCGGACGGCGGGCTCGTCGGTCTCGTCGAGGACCCGGGCCGCCGGGGCGGCGGGGTGGGTGGAGGACACCGGCGTGCGCAGCACCGGGACGGTCAGGCGACGGTGACGACGGGCGAGCCGGGCGACGTCCCGTCGGCGGCGGTCATGCCGTCAGCCAGGCGCATGGCCTCCTCGATCAGCGTCTCGACGATCTGCGACTCGGGGACGGTCTTGACGACCTCGCCCTTGACGAAGATCTGGCCCTTGCCGTTGCCCGAGGCCACGCCCAGGTCGGCCTCGCGGGCCTCGCCCGGGCCGTTGACGACGCAGCCCATGACGGCCACCCGCAGCGGCACCTCCAGGCCGTCGAGGCCGGCGGTGACCTCGTCGGCGAGCTTGTAGACGTCGACCTGCGCACGTCCGCACGACGGGCAGCTGACGATCTCCAGGCCGCGCTGGCGCAGGTTCAGCGACTCGAGGATCTGGGTTCCGACCTTGACCTCCTCGGCCGGCGGGGCCGAGAGGGAGACGCGGATGGTGTCGCCGATGCCCTGGGAGAGCAGCGCGCCGAAGGCGACGGCGGACTTGATGGTGCCCTGGAACGCGGGGCCGGCCTCGGTGACGCCGAGGTGCAGGGGGTAGTCGCACTGCGCGGCCAGCAGCTCGTAGGCGCGCACCATGACCACCGGGTTGTTGTGCTTGACCGAAATCTTGATGTCGCGGAAGTCGTGCTCCTCGAACAGCGAGCACTCCCACAGCGCGGACTCGACCAGCGCCTCCGGGGTGGCCTTGCCGTACTTGGCCAGCAACCGCTTGTCGAGCGACCCGGCGTTGACGCCGATCCGGATCGGAATGCCGGCACCCTTGGCCGCCCGGGCGATCTCGCCGACCTTGTCGTCGAACTTCTTGATGTTGCCGGGGTTGACGCGGACGGCGGCGCAGCCGGCGTCGATCGCGGCGAACACGTACCGCGGCTGAAAGTGGATGTC
Proteins encoded:
- a CDS encoding DUF503 domain-containing protein; the encoded protein is MFTGALTADLLLGDVHSLKGKRAVVRPIVAELRRRYAVAAAEVGDQDLHRRVQVGVATVAGDAGQVTDVLDACERLLAERPEVTLLSTHRQLFSDTDQ
- a CDS encoding DHH family phosphoesterase, whose translation is MTVSLPRGAGSRPPGTHPTDRAAAVLAEAAAARATVVLSGHVQPDADALGSTLALAEGLRRRGARVLTTFPDPFTLPASLAWLPGAEGLVPSSAVPASPDIFVSLDAASPGRLGELAALLEGAATSVVVDHHASNPGFGDVRVVDPAAPATVALVADLLDGLGVHLDERLATCLYAGLTADTGSFRFGNTRPDTHHLAARLLATGIDHATISQRLFDTAPFGWLGLLSVVAGRAVLETEVGAGLVWTWSSTAEAAEHGLPGEQLEALVDVVRSTQEADVACVLKGQDDGTWSVSLRSRGATDVARVAMALGGGGHRAAAGFTSHEDRETTMVRLRRELCTSSASGLAPRPGAVPDGR
- a CDS encoding MATE family efflux transporter, with product MLALAAPALVVLAAEPLYLLVDTAVVGNLGTVALGGLAVGGGLLAWAAALLNFLAYGTTARAARRAGAGDRAGAVAEGVQATWLALALGLAVLLLFQLLAGPLTRLLAGGDGPVAAAGESWLRVASLGAPLLLVSLAGNGWLRGVQELRRPMRYVLVGSSASLVLCPLLVHPVGLGLVGSAVANVAGQALTAALFVRAVLREDVSWRPRLAALRAQLVIGRDLLLRAAVLQVAFLIATGVVARAGTAELGAHQIAVQLFFFLALVLDAYAIAAQTLVGQALGAARPDAARDTARRVTLWGLGTGVVVAGVLLALRPLVLPLFTDDPAVLAQAAVAWWFLAGVQPLAGVVFALDGVLMGAGDVGYLRTVTIGAALVGFVPLSLAAVPLGWGLAGVWTGLTLFIALRLVGVLVRVAGDRWLHAPGTVAA
- the infB gene encoding translation initiation factor IF-2; the protein is MAAPSMGGVSLPRGNGQTVRLPRGASLTDLAEKIGAQPAALVTALFHLGEMVTATQSVNDETLQLLGAEIDWDIQVVSPEDEDRELLETFDLTFGDEGDEEDWEARPPVVTVMGHVDHGKTKLLDAIRNTNVVAREAGGITQHIGAYQIVTKLEDDERPITFIDTPGHESFTAMRARGAKVTDIVVLVVAADDGVMPQTVEALNHAQAAEVPIVVAVNKIDKEGANPAKIRQQLTEYGLVAEEYGGDTMFVDVSATTRQGIDELLTAILLTADASLDLRANTEQDPQGVVIEGKLDKGRGPVATVLVQRGTLRQGDSIVAGDAYGRVRSLLDEHGNKLKEALPARPVQVVGLTSVPRAGDTFLVVEEDRVARQIADRRQARIRNAQNASMRKRISLEDLDAALKENRQLNLIIKGDNSGTVEALEEALMKIEVSDDISLRVIHRGVGGITKSDIDLALADDVIVLGFNVRAEGQATELANREGVDVRYYSVIYQAIEEIEAALKGMLKPEYEEVALGTAEVREVFRVPRIGNVAGSIVRSGTITRNSKARLVRDGVVVADNLTVESLRRFKDDVTEVRDGYECGIGLGSFNDIKVEDVIETFEMREKPRV
- a CDS encoding DUF448 domain-containing protein, translating into MAETSIPVRTCVGCRKRAPVTDLLRVVARDGALVPDPRRRLPGRGASLHPTPECLRTAERRRAFSRALRLPGGGSTPVEAGPLRDHVLGAPFPATAGSGARTGDHARTTTAPAQTDPHPAGPHVESRTSSDEQAVKSPR
- the rbfA gene encoding 30S ribosome-binding factor RbfA yields the protein MADPARARKLAVRIRQIVSAAIESQIKDPRLGMVTVTDARVTSDLREATVFYTVYGDATQVEDSARALASATGVLRSTVGKQTGIKFVPTLAFVADHVPDTARELDEALERVRHADAELARIRAGATYAGDADPYRRAPEDDDEDDSAEDRSAGGTADDIADEPTRSRSVS
- the rimP gene encoding ribosome maturation factor RimP, encoding MSAAPRTDPVATRMAGLVAPVVEAAGYDLEELVVTPAGRRSIVRVVVDRDAGVTLDDVAEVSRAVSTALDEHDGEFGSAPYVLEVTSPGVDRPLTEPRHWRRNTGRLVTVAVGREGSSEQVTARVLEVDGDGVTLAVEAKGKPGAKKRPPTRRQVPWQELGAGRVQVEFGRPEAGGDSEQHDQPDPAEDDDDGGGQ